One genomic segment of Arachis duranensis cultivar V14167 chromosome 4, aradu.V14167.gnm2.J7QH, whole genome shotgun sequence includes these proteins:
- the LOC107486906 gene encoding chloroplastic group IIB intron splicing facilitator CRS2-B, chloroplastic — MLHAASPAPGFCLSFPRNLDCPRDSTKALVRVRFSVRCSVPESKNGATKVEYTPWLVVGLGNPGSKYHGTRHNVGFEVIDNISKAEGIRMNTIQSKALIGIGSIGDVPILLAKPQTYMNFSGESVGPLAAYYQVPLRHILVVYDEMSLPNGVLRLQPKGGHGYHNGLKNVMGHLDGSHGFPRLSIGIGNPPGSMDVKAFLLQKFSSLERKQIDSSLEQGVEAVRTLVLNGFNNHVYRFNLGQKYKYHKV, encoded by the exons ATGTTGCATGCAGCATCACCTGCCCCTGGCTTTTGTTTGAGCTTTCCCAGGAACCTTGATTGTCCTCGTGATTCGACAAAGGCTTTGGTTAGAGTGAGGTTTTCGGTTCGCTGTTCGGTACCAGAGTCAAAGAATGGAGCTACTAAAGTGGAGTATACTCCTTGGCTTGTTGTAGGCCTGGGTAACCCCGGAAGTAAATACCATGGAACTAGGCACAAT GTGGGATTTGAAGTAATCGATAACATTTCTAAAGCAGAAGGGATTCGGATGAACACAATACAGTCTAAGGCATTGATTGGAATAG GTTCTATAGGAGATGTACCAATTTTGCTTGCAAAGCCTCAAACATACATGAACTTTAGTGGTGAATCG GTTGGGCCTCTTGCTGCATATTATCAAGTACCCCTTCGTCATATTTTAGTA GTTTATGATGAAATGAGTCTTCCAAATGGTGTTTTAAGGCTTCAACCTAAAGGAGGACATGGTTACCACAATGG GTTGAAAAATGTAATGGGCCATTTGGATGGTTCCCACGGGTTTCCTCGGCTTTCCATAG GAATTGGAAATCCTCCTGGAAGTATGGATGTGAAAGCTTTTCTTCTGCAGAAGTTCAGTTCACTGGAGCGAAAACAG ATTGATAGTTCATTGGAGCAAGGAGTTGAAGCAGTGAGGACCCTAGTGTTAAATGGGTTTAATAACCATGTCTATAGATTCAACTTAGGGCAAAAATACAAGTACCATAAggtttaa
- the LOC107486905 gene encoding uncharacterized protein LOC107486905, with protein MATIAKSNVSLKQPLQTHHHQPNPSLDSLFHALDPISLILNPNNNNNNNSVSILNHSVLPMSLTTQSFIIMEDMERGPRYEAYAELRERKLRMKYPRQQEREEEESEELEPKQLPTPPRKQVKFQSGLRKGSSVSASALAQSVPDFSAVLRKENRKPVNALPSVMELTPPSKSYYSKGGVLSSSSRGSKSANAGEKKKGGGILMARKSYATMDELRNFTSATANAINGEGSRGVGRNNGGRVVGRTVLGYRQL; from the exons ATGGCAACAATAGCAAAGAGCAACGTCTCTCTTAAACAACCGTTACAAACCCACCATCATCAACCAAACCCTTCTCTCGATTCTCTCTTCCACGCCCTTGACCCAATCTCTCTCATTCTCAATcccaataacaataacaataacaactctGTTTCGATCTTGAACCACTCTGTTCTCCCCATGAGTCTCACAACACAGAGCTTCATCATCATGGAGGACATGGAGAGAGGACCCAGATACGAAGCATACGCTGAACTCAGAGAAAGGAAGCTTAGAATGAAGTACCCGAGGCAACAAGAGCGAGAGGAAGAGGAAAGTGAGGAACTTGAACCCAAACAACTACCAACCCCACCAAGAAAACAGGTCAAGTTTCAGAGTGGTTTGAGAAAAGGTTCCTCTGTTTCTGCTTCCGCTCTTGCTCAATCTGTTCCTGATTTCTCTGCTGTCTTGAGGAAGGAGAATCGGAAACCAGTGAATGCATTACCTTCAGTAATGGAGCTTACACCGCCATCAAAGAGTTACTACTCCAAAG GTGGGGTGTTATCGTCGAGTTCGAGAGGGAGTAAATCAGCAAATGcaggggagaagaagaagggtgGTGGGATTTTGATGGCAAGAAAGAGTTATGCAACTATGGATGAACTCAGGAATTTCACTTCTGCCACTGCTAATGCTATCAATGGTGAAGGTAGCAGAGGAGTAGGAAGGAACAATGGTGGCAGGGTGGTGGGAAGAACTGTCTTGGGGTACAGACAATTATAG
- the LOC107486904 gene encoding uncharacterized protein LOC107486904 isoform X2, giving the protein MSDSTSSCLAIAEKKAQKPGGCSGIFFQLFEWKRKLAKKKLFSKKLLPPARAKRFKGDEKMPNSKIHLIANENSGGFPSAKKGGNYGFEVIVPQKSEMRAPGLVARLMGLESIPASKRDKSKKGLHLDGFGDNEKECKSNCELDRQGMDSEIVVMKHDSRPEKLQKTGTDERRAVTRFGAEALQIKHVLARARKYHHHHHHHHHHPKLASQLMSPRIPSTKSASRSSRLIGAATRILEPGLQARSRAKGSLLTYHGSAFPPKTSNVTNCEGPSSAVMQNQLDYDASTAKPLMGQTSCKNCGNLVDVVDCKLDVPLPVVSDVFATTSVVSSQKNGRFFTPSPSPSHEQEREIVLLRSQEKLMSLATEKEGMDNVHQFCNKHITKRMTVPRDGPDIWNPSSQSVSTGEGDASSSTLKHKPQTQERMLSNERSSSASTMSNTGVKRMSSSTSSVNETKDFVALNRSLSGQVRIRSPTKVDSSKFDLEKKPSFSQNKSLSDVRTLETKRRTSNVMQGKSTAPCSAGVSQRNLRSDALVGKQKGFVASSWNCANIKSKQCSKEKTVKVNDNKTNEVVSFTFNSHLKQKTGIDSEKEEISNNIERKTCFQRPSPLRVDGLSAFLEQKLKELTSQEDYDLATGTPSKKSTAMILQELISALSSERLICCNGHMFDENFRFHNGPRQEGIFGASCNGNHHSPGSVLEASFSSSSLDESSGQGYHPYSMNNSYDQLEQLEHDAELTDSATTSSNKGRVVCELLIDLVNQIPGPLQSLYSFGPSLTRSKLTHMKDVILNAELVIGIDTVFGRDEAPELVIHRFLLDELDTMASDIMWRNFNLFVGCTDSRHQNKLKGFLFDCVIEYLESNCCRYLECGFKLWWTKLQQCLKSKVLAQEVKAEIERWGSMAGMEHDEIIEWEMSYSLGKWIDFDIETFEAGVMIDRCIFQSLLDEIVQDLVVGCKHQHCSSCNIYLPITNSHC; this is encoded by the exons ATGAGTGATTCTACTTCTTCATGTTTGGCCATTGCGGAGAAGAAGGCACAGAAGCCAGGTGGCTGTTCTGGCATTTTCTTTCAGCTCTTTGAATGgaagaggaagcttgcaaagaagAAGCTCTTCTCTAAGAAGCTTCTGCCTCCTG CTCGTGCTAAAAGGTTTAAGGGAGATGAAAAAATGCCAAATTCCAAGATCCACTTG ATTGCTAATGAGAATAGTGGAGGTTTCCCAAGTGCCAAGAAAGGTGGGAATTATGGCTTTGAGGTGATAGTGCCACAAAAGAGTGAAATGCGAGCTCCCGGTCTGGTAGCTAGATTGATGGGCCTAGAATCTATTCCGGCTTCAAAGCGTGATAAGTCCAAGAAAGGTTTGCATTTGGATGGTTTTGGTGATAATGAGAAGGAGTGTAAGAGTAATTGTGAGTTAGATAGGCAAGGCATGGATTCGGAAATAGTGGTTATGAAGCATGATTCAAGACCTGAGAAGCTTCAGAAGACCGGTACAGATGAGAGACGGGCAGTGACGAGGTTTGGAGCCGAGGCCTTGCAAATTAAGCATGTTTTGGCCAGAGCAAGAaagtatcatcatcatcatcatcatcatcatcaccatccaaAGCTTGCATCTCAGTTGATGAGCCCGAGAATTCCTTCAACGAAGAGTGCCTCTCGAAGCTCTAGGTTGATAGGAGCAGCTACTAGAATTTTGGAACCTGGATTACAGGCTAGAAGCAGAGCTAAAGGTTCTCTTCTCACATATCATGGTTCGGCATTTCCTCCTAAAACCAGCAATGTGACAAATTGTGAGGGGCCTAGTTCGGCCGTTATGCAAAATCAACTTGACTATGATGCAAGCACAGCCAAGCCTTTGATGGGGCAGACTTCTTGCAAAAATTGTGGTAATTTAGTTGATGTTGTTGACTGCAAGCTGGATGTTCCTTTACCTGTTGTGTCAGATGTGTTTGCAACAACATCTGTGGTATCATCACAGAAGAATGGTAGGTTCTTcactccctctccctctccctctcatGAACAAGAAAGAGAAATAGTTCTTCTAAGAAGTCAGGAAAAGCTCATGTCTCTTGCTACTGAGAAAGAAGGAATGGATAATGTGCATCAATTTTGTAACAAACACATCACCAAGAGAATGACAGTGCCCCGTGACGGTCCAGATATCTGGAACCCATCGAGCCAATCAGTTAGTACTGGAGAGGGTGATGCATCTTCCTCTACATTAAAGCACAAACCGCAAACACAAGAACGAATGTTGAGCAACGAAAGAAGTTCATCTGCTTCTACAATGAGTAATACAGGAGTAAAAAGAATGTCATCATCTACAAGCAGTGTGAATGAGACTAAAGACTTTGTTGCTCTGAATAGAAGCCTAAGTGGTCAAGTGAGGATAAGGTCACCCACCAAAGTAGATAGTTCCAAATTCGACCTTGAGAAAAAACCAAGTTTTAGTCAGAACAAATCCTTGTCTGATGTAAGgacattagagacaaaaagaAGAACCTCAAATGTCATGCAAGGTAAAAGTACAGCTCCTTGTTCAGCTGGAGTGAGTCAGAGAAATCTTCGATCCGATGCACTTGTCGGGAAACAAAAGGGATTCGTCGCATCCTCCTGGAATTGTGCTAACATCAAAAGTAAACAATGCAGTAAGGAGAAAACAGTGAAGGTTAATGACAACAAAACCAATGAGGTGGTTTCTTTTACATTTAATTCTCATTTGAAGCAAAAGACAGGCATAGATTCTGAGAAGGAAGAGATAAGCAACAATATTGAGAGGAAGACATGCTTCCAAAGACCTTCGCCCTTGCGAGTTGATGGGCTAAGTGCCTTTCTAGAACAAAAGTTGAAAGAATTAACTTCTCAAGAAGATTATGATTTGGCTACGGGTACTCCATCAAAAAAATCAACTGCAATGATTCTTCAGGAGCTGATATCTGCTCTAAGTTCAGAGAGACTGATTTGCTGCAATGGTCATATGTTTGATGAAAACTTCCGGTTTCAT AATGGGCCAAGACAAGAAGGGATATTCGGAGCTTCTTGCAATGGTAATCATCACAGTCCTGGATCAGTTCTTGAAGCTTCCTTTTCTTCTAGTAGTTTGGATGAAAGCTCAG GGCAGGGTTATCATCCTTACTCCATGAATAACTCTTATGATCAGCTGGAACAATTGGAACATGATGCTGAACTCACAGATTCTGCAACAACATCTTCAAACAAAGGGAGAGTAGTTTGTGAGCTACTGATTGATCTTGTCAACCAAATTCCCGGGCCATTACAAAGCTTATATTCTTTTGGGCCAAGTTTGACAAGAAGCAAGCTCACTCATATGAAAGATGTTATCTTGAATGCTGAATTGGTTATCGGAATCGACACCGTCTTTGGTCGGGACGAAGCCCCGGAACTTGTAATTCATCGGTTCCTCCTCGACGAACTGGACACCATGGCAAGTGATATTATGTGGAGAAATTTTAATCTCTTTGTGGGCTGCACCGATTCTAGACATCAAAACAAACTTAAGGGGTTCCTCTTTGACTGTGTTATAGAATATCTAGAATCAAATTGCTGCCGTTATCTTGAGTGTGGATTCAAGCTATGGTGGACTAAATTGCAGCAATGCTTGAAATCCAAGGTGTTGGCTCAGGAGGTAAAGGCCGAGATCGAAAGATGGGGGAGCATGGCTGGGATGGAACATGATGAAATAATAGAATGGGAAATGAGCTACTCTTTGGGCAAATGGATAGATTTTGATATTGAAACATTTGAGGCTGGTGTTATGATAGATAGGTGCATATTTCAAAGTTTGTTGGATGAAATTGTTCAAGACCTTGTTGTAGGTTGCAAACACCAGCATTGTTCATCATGCAATATCTATCTCCCTATCACTAATAGTCATTGTTAG
- the LOC107486904 gene encoding uncharacterized protein LOC107486904 isoform X1, whose protein sequence is MSDSTSSCLAIAEKKAQKPGGCSGIFFQLFEWKRKLAKKKLFSKKLLPPARAKRFKGDEKMPNSKIHLIANENSGGFPSAKKGGNYGFEVIVPQKSEMRAPGLVARLMGLESIPASKRDKSKKGLHLDGFGDNEKECKSNCELDRQGMDSEIVVMKHDSRPEKLQKTGTDERRAVTRFGAEALQIKHVLARARKYHHHHHHHHHHPKLASQLMSPRIPSTKSASRSSRLIGAATRILEPGLQARSRAKGSLLTYHGSAFPPKTSNVTNCEGPSSAVMQNQLDYDASTAKPLMGQTSCKNCGNLVDVVDCKLDVPLPVVSDVFATTSVVSSQKNGRFFTPSPSPSHEQEREIVLLRSQEKLMSLATEKEGMDNVHQFCNKHITKRMTVPRDGPDIWNPSSQSVSTGEGDASSSTLKHKPQTQERMLSNERSSSASTMSNTGVKRMSSSTSSVNETKDFVALNRSLSGQVRIRSPTKVDSSKFDLEKKPSFSQNKSLSDVRTLETKRRTSNVMQGKSTAPCSAGVSQRNLRSDALVGKQKGFVASSWNCANIKSKQCSKEKTVKVNDNKTNEVVSFTFNSHLKQKTGIDSEKEEISNNIERKTCFQRPSPLRVDGLSAFLEQKLKELTSQEDYDLATGTPSKKSTAMILQELISALSSERLICCNGHMFDENFRFHNGPRQEGIFGASCNGNHHSPGSVLEASFSSSSLDESSVSGQGYHPYSMNNSYDQLEQLEHDAELTDSATTSSNKGRVVCELLIDLVNQIPGPLQSLYSFGPSLTRSKLTHMKDVILNAELVIGIDTVFGRDEAPELVIHRFLLDELDTMASDIMWRNFNLFVGCTDSRHQNKLKGFLFDCVIEYLESNCCRYLECGFKLWWTKLQQCLKSKVLAQEVKAEIERWGSMAGMEHDEIIEWEMSYSLGKWIDFDIETFEAGVMIDRCIFQSLLDEIVQDLVVGCKHQHCSSCNIYLPITNSHC, encoded by the exons ATGAGTGATTCTACTTCTTCATGTTTGGCCATTGCGGAGAAGAAGGCACAGAAGCCAGGTGGCTGTTCTGGCATTTTCTTTCAGCTCTTTGAATGgaagaggaagcttgcaaagaagAAGCTCTTCTCTAAGAAGCTTCTGCCTCCTG CTCGTGCTAAAAGGTTTAAGGGAGATGAAAAAATGCCAAATTCCAAGATCCACTTG ATTGCTAATGAGAATAGTGGAGGTTTCCCAAGTGCCAAGAAAGGTGGGAATTATGGCTTTGAGGTGATAGTGCCACAAAAGAGTGAAATGCGAGCTCCCGGTCTGGTAGCTAGATTGATGGGCCTAGAATCTATTCCGGCTTCAAAGCGTGATAAGTCCAAGAAAGGTTTGCATTTGGATGGTTTTGGTGATAATGAGAAGGAGTGTAAGAGTAATTGTGAGTTAGATAGGCAAGGCATGGATTCGGAAATAGTGGTTATGAAGCATGATTCAAGACCTGAGAAGCTTCAGAAGACCGGTACAGATGAGAGACGGGCAGTGACGAGGTTTGGAGCCGAGGCCTTGCAAATTAAGCATGTTTTGGCCAGAGCAAGAaagtatcatcatcatcatcatcatcatcatcaccatccaaAGCTTGCATCTCAGTTGATGAGCCCGAGAATTCCTTCAACGAAGAGTGCCTCTCGAAGCTCTAGGTTGATAGGAGCAGCTACTAGAATTTTGGAACCTGGATTACAGGCTAGAAGCAGAGCTAAAGGTTCTCTTCTCACATATCATGGTTCGGCATTTCCTCCTAAAACCAGCAATGTGACAAATTGTGAGGGGCCTAGTTCGGCCGTTATGCAAAATCAACTTGACTATGATGCAAGCACAGCCAAGCCTTTGATGGGGCAGACTTCTTGCAAAAATTGTGGTAATTTAGTTGATGTTGTTGACTGCAAGCTGGATGTTCCTTTACCTGTTGTGTCAGATGTGTTTGCAACAACATCTGTGGTATCATCACAGAAGAATGGTAGGTTCTTcactccctctccctctccctctcatGAACAAGAAAGAGAAATAGTTCTTCTAAGAAGTCAGGAAAAGCTCATGTCTCTTGCTACTGAGAAAGAAGGAATGGATAATGTGCATCAATTTTGTAACAAACACATCACCAAGAGAATGACAGTGCCCCGTGACGGTCCAGATATCTGGAACCCATCGAGCCAATCAGTTAGTACTGGAGAGGGTGATGCATCTTCCTCTACATTAAAGCACAAACCGCAAACACAAGAACGAATGTTGAGCAACGAAAGAAGTTCATCTGCTTCTACAATGAGTAATACAGGAGTAAAAAGAATGTCATCATCTACAAGCAGTGTGAATGAGACTAAAGACTTTGTTGCTCTGAATAGAAGCCTAAGTGGTCAAGTGAGGATAAGGTCACCCACCAAAGTAGATAGTTCCAAATTCGACCTTGAGAAAAAACCAAGTTTTAGTCAGAACAAATCCTTGTCTGATGTAAGgacattagagacaaaaagaAGAACCTCAAATGTCATGCAAGGTAAAAGTACAGCTCCTTGTTCAGCTGGAGTGAGTCAGAGAAATCTTCGATCCGATGCACTTGTCGGGAAACAAAAGGGATTCGTCGCATCCTCCTGGAATTGTGCTAACATCAAAAGTAAACAATGCAGTAAGGAGAAAACAGTGAAGGTTAATGACAACAAAACCAATGAGGTGGTTTCTTTTACATTTAATTCTCATTTGAAGCAAAAGACAGGCATAGATTCTGAGAAGGAAGAGATAAGCAACAATATTGAGAGGAAGACATGCTTCCAAAGACCTTCGCCCTTGCGAGTTGATGGGCTAAGTGCCTTTCTAGAACAAAAGTTGAAAGAATTAACTTCTCAAGAAGATTATGATTTGGCTACGGGTACTCCATCAAAAAAATCAACTGCAATGATTCTTCAGGAGCTGATATCTGCTCTAAGTTCAGAGAGACTGATTTGCTGCAATGGTCATATGTTTGATGAAAACTTCCGGTTTCAT AATGGGCCAAGACAAGAAGGGATATTCGGAGCTTCTTGCAATGGTAATCATCACAGTCCTGGATCAGTTCTTGAAGCTTCCTTTTCTTCTAGTAGTTTGGATGAAAGCTCAG TTTCAGGGCAGGGTTATCATCCTTACTCCATGAATAACTCTTATGATCAGCTGGAACAATTGGAACATGATGCTGAACTCACAGATTCTGCAACAACATCTTCAAACAAAGGGAGAGTAGTTTGTGAGCTACTGATTGATCTTGTCAACCAAATTCCCGGGCCATTACAAAGCTTATATTCTTTTGGGCCAAGTTTGACAAGAAGCAAGCTCACTCATATGAAAGATGTTATCTTGAATGCTGAATTGGTTATCGGAATCGACACCGTCTTTGGTCGGGACGAAGCCCCGGAACTTGTAATTCATCGGTTCCTCCTCGACGAACTGGACACCATGGCAAGTGATATTATGTGGAGAAATTTTAATCTCTTTGTGGGCTGCACCGATTCTAGACATCAAAACAAACTTAAGGGGTTCCTCTTTGACTGTGTTATAGAATATCTAGAATCAAATTGCTGCCGTTATCTTGAGTGTGGATTCAAGCTATGGTGGACTAAATTGCAGCAATGCTTGAAATCCAAGGTGTTGGCTCAGGAGGTAAAGGCCGAGATCGAAAGATGGGGGAGCATGGCTGGGATGGAACATGATGAAATAATAGAATGGGAAATGAGCTACTCTTTGGGCAAATGGATAGATTTTGATATTGAAACATTTGAGGCTGGTGTTATGATAGATAGGTGCATATTTCAAAGTTTGTTGGATGAAATTGTTCAAGACCTTGTTGTAGGTTGCAAACACCAGCATTGTTCATCATGCAATATCTATCTCCCTATCACTAATAGTCATTGTTAG